The Neodiprion virginianus isolate iyNeoVirg1 chromosome 5, iyNeoVirg1.1, whole genome shotgun sequence genome contains a region encoding:
- the LOC124305903 gene encoding sialin isoform X1 has protein sequence MVEVLDPTLSRDNQPLFINDVIEDKLSQSQEPLIEDTKSWVKARFTFGFLGFMGFALVYAMRVNLSIAIVSMVNKTESNKNDSANSTDICPSVDPVNGTFVPHTGEFNWDETTQGIVLGIFFFGYVATNVPGGRLAEKYGGKLVYGLGVFLTAVLTIISPFAAYWGLVPFAIVRVAEGITEGVTFPAMHSMLAHWVPPLERSKFAATVYAGLNFGTVISLPLSGWLCSLDLWGGWPLAFYLFGGLGVIWYIFWLIFVFDTPAQHTRIDPQERAFIEASVKLKNEGEVNASVPWLAVFTSRPMWAIALTQCGQSWAFYTLLTELPTYMDKILHFDIQQDAVYSMLPYLSAWIVGLGISVLADALLAQNLLSTLGSFKFWNTIGSLGPSLSFLGAIWAGCDRNIVLFMLVGLGSLQGAVYAGNQMNHIALAPQYAGTLYGLTNAAANTCGFLAPYIVGMVVQGHETLTRWHLVFWLAAGVNMAGSLFYVVFASATEQPWSKGSR, from the exons ATGGTCGAAGTGCTGGACCCGACTTTGTCCAGGGACAACCAACCGCTTTTCATAAACGACGTAATCGAGGATAAAC TTTCACAGAGTCAGGAGCCGCTCATTGAGGATACAAAGTCATGGGTCAAGGCACGCTTCACATTTGGGTTCCTTGGATTTATGGGCTTTGCCCTTGTTTACGCAATGCGAGTGAACCTGTCGATTGCCATCGTCTCCATGGTAAATAAGACTGAATCAAACAAAAACGACAGCGCCAACAGCACCGACATCTGTCCTTCTGTGGACCCTGTAAATGGAACCTTCGTACCG CATACCGGAGAATTTAACTGGGATGAAACAACACAGGGCATTGTTTtggggatattttttttcggctATGTTGCTACTAATGTTCCTGGTGGTCGATTGGCTGAAAAATATGGAGGAAAGTTGGTTTATGGACTCGGTGTCTTTTTGACTGCTGTTTTGACTATTATCAGTCCGTTTGCTGCTTACTGGGGACTGGTTCCCTTTGCCATTGTTCGAGTCGCTGAGGGTATTACAGAG GGAGTTACGTTTCCTGCTATGCACAGTATGCTGGCTCACTGGGTTCCACCACTGGAAAGGAGCAAATTTGCAGCGACAGTTTATGCGG GACTTAATTTTGGTACTGTGATATCGCTTCCGCTGAGCGGCTGGCTTTGTTCACTGGATCTTTGGGGCGGTTGGCCTCTAGCCTTCTATCTCTTTGGTGGGCTGGGTGTAATTTGGTACATCTTCTGGTTGATATTCGTGTTCGACACACCCGCGCAGCACACTAGAATTGATCCTCAAGAAAGAGCATTTATCGAAGCATCTGTTAAGCTAAAGAATGAG GGCGAGGTGAATGCATCAGTACCTTGGCTAGCTGTTTTTACTTCACGGCCAATGTGGGCTATAGCTCTAACTCAGTGTGGCCAATCTTGGGCCTTCTACACTTTACTCACAGAGCTACCCACGTACATGGATAAGATTCTTCATTTCGATATTCAACAG GATGCAGTCTACTCAATGTTGCCGTACCTCAGTGCATGGATAGTAGGCTTAGGTATCTCAGTGTTGGCTGATGCACTCCTTGCCCAAAATCTGCTATCTACCCTAGGATCATTCAAGTTTTGGAACACGATCGGCTCTCTCGGGCCCAGCTTGAGCTTCTTGGGTGCAATATGGGCTGGTTGTGATCGAAACATTGTACTCTTCATGCTAGTTGGTTTAGGTTCGCTGCAGGGAGCCGTTTATGCTGGAAACCAAATGAATCACATTGCACTTGCTCCTCAATATGCCGGTACATTATATGGCCTGACAAATGCGGCGGCAAATACGTGCGGCTTTTTGGCACCCTACATCGTTGGCATGGTCGTCCAGGGGCAC GAAACTTTGACTCGATGGCACCTCGTTTTTTGGCTAGCTGCAGGGGTGAACATGGCAGGTAGTCTTTTTTACGTGGTGTTTGCCTCTGCCACTGAGCAGCCTTGGAGTAAAGGGAGCAGATAA
- the LOC124305903 gene encoding sialin isoform X2 — MGFALVYAMRVNLSIAIVSMVNKTESNKNDSANSTDICPSVDPVNGTFVPHTGEFNWDETTQGIVLGIFFFGYVATNVPGGRLAEKYGGKLVYGLGVFLTAVLTIISPFAAYWGLVPFAIVRVAEGITEGVTFPAMHSMLAHWVPPLERSKFAATVYAGLNFGTVISLPLSGWLCSLDLWGGWPLAFYLFGGLGVIWYIFWLIFVFDTPAQHTRIDPQERAFIEASVKLKNEGEVNASVPWLAVFTSRPMWAIALTQCGQSWAFYTLLTELPTYMDKILHFDIQQDAVYSMLPYLSAWIVGLGISVLADALLAQNLLSTLGSFKFWNTIGSLGPSLSFLGAIWAGCDRNIVLFMLVGLGSLQGAVYAGNQMNHIALAPQYAGTLYGLTNAAANTCGFLAPYIVGMVVQGHETLTRWHLVFWLAAGVNMAGSLFYVVFASATEQPWSKGSR; from the exons ATGGGCTTTGCCCTTGTTTACGCAATGCGAGTGAACCTGTCGATTGCCATCGTCTCCATGGTAAATAAGACTGAATCAAACAAAAACGACAGCGCCAACAGCACCGACATCTGTCCTTCTGTGGACCCTGTAAATGGAACCTTCGTACCG CATACCGGAGAATTTAACTGGGATGAAACAACACAGGGCATTGTTTtggggatattttttttcggctATGTTGCTACTAATGTTCCTGGTGGTCGATTGGCTGAAAAATATGGAGGAAAGTTGGTTTATGGACTCGGTGTCTTTTTGACTGCTGTTTTGACTATTATCAGTCCGTTTGCTGCTTACTGGGGACTGGTTCCCTTTGCCATTGTTCGAGTCGCTGAGGGTATTACAGAG GGAGTTACGTTTCCTGCTATGCACAGTATGCTGGCTCACTGGGTTCCACCACTGGAAAGGAGCAAATTTGCAGCGACAGTTTATGCGG GACTTAATTTTGGTACTGTGATATCGCTTCCGCTGAGCGGCTGGCTTTGTTCACTGGATCTTTGGGGCGGTTGGCCTCTAGCCTTCTATCTCTTTGGTGGGCTGGGTGTAATTTGGTACATCTTCTGGTTGATATTCGTGTTCGACACACCCGCGCAGCACACTAGAATTGATCCTCAAGAAAGAGCATTTATCGAAGCATCTGTTAAGCTAAAGAATGAG GGCGAGGTGAATGCATCAGTACCTTGGCTAGCTGTTTTTACTTCACGGCCAATGTGGGCTATAGCTCTAACTCAGTGTGGCCAATCTTGGGCCTTCTACACTTTACTCACAGAGCTACCCACGTACATGGATAAGATTCTTCATTTCGATATTCAACAG GATGCAGTCTACTCAATGTTGCCGTACCTCAGTGCATGGATAGTAGGCTTAGGTATCTCAGTGTTGGCTGATGCACTCCTTGCCCAAAATCTGCTATCTACCCTAGGATCATTCAAGTTTTGGAACACGATCGGCTCTCTCGGGCCCAGCTTGAGCTTCTTGGGTGCAATATGGGCTGGTTGTGATCGAAACATTGTACTCTTCATGCTAGTTGGTTTAGGTTCGCTGCAGGGAGCCGTTTATGCTGGAAACCAAATGAATCACATTGCACTTGCTCCTCAATATGCCGGTACATTATATGGCCTGACAAATGCGGCGGCAAATACGTGCGGCTTTTTGGCACCCTACATCGTTGGCATGGTCGTCCAGGGGCAC GAAACTTTGACTCGATGGCACCTCGTTTTTTGGCTAGCTGCAGGGGTGAACATGGCAGGTAGTCTTTTTTACGTGGTGTTTGCCTCTGCCACTGAGCAGCCTTGGAGTAAAGGGAGCAGATAA
- the LOC124305897 gene encoding protein CIP2A homolog: MEKYRSMKAFIAAALEYSKHQSETTASALQRNLGTIGASLDLSIFDPGTSIATEFYVSLYELASALPSRSSIIWSAVAVLQHACKNSAARQTLIHTYKFTPILTRLLEANLTAEKRIRVLQLIQELTYGVKISWQEAHLPYLISTLTQWVSQSTEEEVVALSLGVLINLCYKNLPAIYTLMRAVDTKVFVKTLLKLQSYNMNTKVQCCKLLMVLESIHRELTDTDILDFATVTFCSLISALQEKNVLLLRHTVDFFDDVRQKEHSRNVLATYPGYAEGVENILLRLENNSDPECVALMMEFLVSIIRLQIPSLMPLYSKCVRTAMMWVPVERVCSKALSLIRIVITDTRRSKGSLEILNELDLSVLMLVLDSGYEMEESGSSRSVESQARLTEFLQLVQEMVRIPLVREKVMQTFTDQAMRQILRPVLEESEAATCEAVPGNLFQDPATTLHVHALSLTADLATHDSNWLTLYSELLRKKQIQMVMALALFTGDGDVKQRVLQLPSSVGFPQECISAVAKCMGELEPLVLVQGRTACGQSSKGRSPTEQGYSSEMQMPLFSVAQEERLDLFITKLEQAFESNQIQDTTTSAVMELYEYKLAAMRHAERATQASLEAANSHATSLQHRLAQVVAESSRLHQLLFYTQQCLEGSRTEKICLTAKLKEEQAQMSRTRETQCQEIRGLRKIVVEKSATIDQLNRTTAEYLGQLETSKSTIETLERRVNDLLTEGKVSEAKAQELATKINELSRVIRKMEDGSNKQKQLLEEKNREIASNQNHISALKQELQEQAEQCYNREKALSEKEECIERMKGELSDLSRMRDIIFELTAKKKEDLNTS; this comes from the exons ATGGAAAAATACCGATCTATGAAGGCCTTCATTGCGGCTGCTCTCGAGTACTCAAAGCATCAGAGTGAAACCACGGCATCTGCATTACAACGGAATCTAGGG ACGATCGGTGCTTCCTTAGACTTAAGCATCTTTGATCCTGGGACCAGCATCGCCACAGAATTTTATGTCAGTCTTTACGAGCTTGCGAGCGCTCTTCCATCGCGCTCTAGCATAATTTGGAGCGCTGTTGCCGTTCTCCAGCATGCCTGCAAGAATTCCGCTGCTAGACAGACCCTTATTCACACTTACAAATTCACACCAATTTTGACAAGGCTTCTAGAG GCAAATCTAACGGCCGAGAAACGTATCAGGGTCCTTCAACTGATTCAGGAGCTTACATATGGAGTAAAGATATCCTGGCAGGAGGCGCACCTGCcttatttaatttcaactttgaCGCAATGGGTGTCGCAATCAACCGAGGAAGAAGTGGTTGCGTTGTCTTTGGGGGTGCTGATCAATCTCTGTTACAAAAATCTGCCTGCAATTTATACCCTCATGCGCGCCGTCGATACAaaagtttttgtaaaaactttACTGAAGCTGCAAAGTTACAATATGAATACAAAAGTCCAATGCTGTAAATTGCTTATGGTATTGGAGAGCATCCACAGAGAACTAACCGATACAGATATCCTGGACTTCGCTACGGTCACATTTTGTAGCCTGATTTCTGCCCTCCAGGAGAAAAATGTACTGCTTCTCAGGCATACAGTCGACTTCTTTGACGATGTTCGACAAAAAGAACATTCGAGAAACGTTCTCGCAACTTATCCTGG TTACGCCGAAGGTGTTGAAAACATATTGTTGAGACTAGAGAATAACTCAGACCCTGAATGTGTAGCATTGATGATGGAATTCCTGGTCTCAATTATTAGACTTCAGATACCGTCGCTGATGCCATTGTATTCGAAATGTGTCAGGACAGCGATGATGTGGGTCCCAGTTGAAAGA GTCTGCTCAAAGGCATTGAGCCTCATTAGGATAGTAATCACTGACACTCGCCGATCCAAAGGATCTCTTGAAATACTCAATGAGCTTGACTTGAGTGTTTTAATGCTCGTTCTGGACAGTGGCTATGAAATGGAAGAGAGCGGAAGCAGTCGGAGTGTTGAGTCACAAGCCAGATTGACGGAGTTTCTACAGCTTGTACAAGAAATGGTGCGGATTCCTCTGGTTAGAGAGAAAGTAATGCAAACATTCACAGACCAGGCGATGCGGCAGATCTTGAGACCGGTGCTTGAAGAGAGTGAAGCTGCGACGTGTGAAGCTGTGCCTGGAAATCTATTTCAA GACCCAGCAACAACTTTGCATGTCCATGCACTCTCTCTAACAGCCGACCTCGCAACCCACGATTCCAACTGGCTAACTCTGTACTCTGAATTGCTacggaaaaaacaaattcaaatggTTATGGCATTGGCGCTATTCACTGGTGATGGAGATGTCAAGCAGCGGGTGTTGCAGCTACCCTCATCAGTCGGGTTCCCACAAGAATG CATTTCCGCAGTAGCAAAATGTATGGGCGAACTGGAACCCCTGGTGTTAGTTCAGGGGAGAACGGCATGTGGCCAGTCTTCCAAAGGGAGATCACCCACTGAACAAGGCTATTCGAGCGAAATGCAGATGCCCCTATTTTCTGTAGCCCAGGAAGAACGCCTCGATTTATTTATCACCAAACTTGAACAAGCCTTTGAGTCTAACCAGATCCAAGATACCACAACCTCAGCTGTTATGGAGCTATACGAATATAAG TTGGCGGCGATGCGACACGCGGAAAGAGCCACACAAGCGAGCCTCGAAGCGGCCAACAGTCACGCAACTAGCCTGCAACACAGGTTGGCACAGGTGGTTGCAGAGTCTAGCAGGCTTCATCAGTTACTATTTTACACACAACAATGCCTCGAAGGAAGCCGAACTGAAAAGATATGCTTGACTGCAAAACTGAAAGAAGAACAGGCACAAATGAGTAGGACACGTGAGACGCAGTGTCAG GAAATTCGAGGACTTCGTAAAATAGTTGTGGAAAAGTCGGCCACCATTGATCAGCTTAACCGAACCACCGCAGAATATTTAGGACAGCTGGAAACTAGTAAATCAACGATCGAGACTCTGGAAAGAAGAGTTAACGATTTACTGACTGAGGGAAAAGTTAGCGAGGCAAAAGCCCAAGAACTTGCAACGAAAATTAACGAACTGAGCCGGGTTATACGGAAAATGGAAGACGGATCGAATAAACAGAAACAG ctGCTCGAAGAGAAGAACAGAGAAATTGCCTCGAATCAGAATCACATATCTGCTCTGAAACAGGAACTTCAAGAGCAAGCAGAGCAGTGCTACAATCGTGAAAAGGCACTCTCTGAGAAAGAAGAGTGTATTGAGAGGATGAAAGGAGAGCTCTCTGACCTGAGTCGTATGCGGGACATAATATTCGAGCTCActgcaaaaaagaaagaagatttAAATACCAGTTAG
- the LOC124305761 gene encoding congested-like trachea protein: MATPDQEKLTDPQQFLAGAFSGMCTSFVMAPGERIKCLLQMQTESDKKYNGFLDCGLKLWKQGGIRNIYVGTCATLLRDVPAAGMYFFTYEVLMRKLQGITVSEGAMWPSLVAGGAAGIANWSVGMPADVIKSRLQTAPDGTYPRGVRSVLPILIREEGFLALYRGVIPVMLRAFPANAACFLGLEFAMKFLKEHAPWL; the protein is encoded by the exons ATGGCCACACCCGATCAGGAAAAATTAACTGACCCTCAGCAGTTTCTGGCCGGTGCTTTCAGCGGGATGTGTACCTCCTTTGTCATGGCTCCAGGGGAACGAATAAAGTGCTTGCTTCAAATGCAG ACTGAGAGTGACAAGAAATACAACGGGTTTCTAGATTGCGGGTTGAAACTTTGGAAGCAGGGTGGAATCCGCAATATATACGTCGGGACCTGCGCCACTCTTCTTCGCGACGTCCCCGCCGCCGGGATGTACTTCTTCACCTACGAGGTCCTCATGCGGAAACTCCAGGGCATAACTGTATCGGAG GGTGCAATGTGGCCTTCCCTGGTTGCCGGAGGTGCTGCGGGAATCGCAAACTGGTCAGTTGGAATGCCGGCTGACGTGATAAAGTCCAGACTGCAGACAGCACCCGACGGAACCTATCCCCGGGGTGTCAGGTCGGTGTTACCAATCCTTATCCGCGAGGAGGGATTCCTCGCCCTGTACCGAGGTGTCATACCAGTTATGCTGCGCGCATTTCCAGCAAACGCGGCCTGCTTTCTGGGCCTTGAATTCGCGATGAAGTTTCTCAAAGAACATGCACCTTGGCTATGA
- the LOC124304730 gene encoding uncharacterized protein LOC124304730 gives MKKSSKHCPPFDNVLLKRWLLHVGPVRRKILLVKFKDHLVNLGLRHSAVRKGLLQLSSSPVVCLKRVATTVQRSKKCDDKFHLSLVFKESEQPFDTNNNGKNVGSMNADFHFSFSMNRSSSLAALTMKESHMTKPSAHSSNEPSTSSLDKNKNKNQVIADKFSRKIRSSSPSRRKSGSKTKKRVREENPNGITWRLIPIDSDRRPKPSNDDVLLRQQQMKRKIKINRKFKELFGEDSDVNEYGICPATHTQSKCRQSSSSRTSDSKLGRESPISVCSRKKLKLHHDHGSDKASVPCQRTCRTSSRLGSDSPTQSKALRNSAQKQILQLQSTSDSSLFPDYRNVSTPALPTSCTDTYDRENTAKFQSIAEKQCKPATPFDNGLYENISTVGNPPILDTALLAELQTDDGRSDSILDSGLTLDSINSSSQPSATFETTSSQHEESSAVEHDIKKRQLVEADSVNGTTAMETQNFIETDSTEAVSEVEIMVEKIRKPRKISAHSLSDRTSFCVSNSSDRKFSPYSDCTQITDNLQKEPDSLNDSTCCPLVTQEFDHNPSSTTDIKPNIYELDMSSCATNRLLGALDKIFLTLLCRRRVRERQLGAKKLAIKKNQQEEILMAQHELEAKFITFRMEIRYLFKRLFTKDQVINFIAQGLDHRTPNETKRFTKKEIEIAIMEADTQISLLKTETESSMLPSEPTEPTELTEAISEPRRVIGTIDLTDEGSSQDNDISMRLCDRSTHPPGSKNNDSKSGGVTNVGSGNDHNGNKIRPTLPSIAEVITISTEQFETIREEIVCTPNNPMFEKYIRLIYQLTIRTLEVNVTILQNTVITFVS, from the exons atgaaaaaatcttcGAAGCATTGCCCACCTTTCGACAATGTTCTTCTGAAGCGGTGGTTGCTACATGTTGGACCTGTCCGTCGGAAAATACTGCTGGTCAAG TTTAAGGACCATCTAGTTAATCTCGGACTCAGACATTCGGCAGTGCGTAAAGGCCTCTTGCAGTTGTCTTCCTCTCCTGTTGTCTGCTTAAAACGAGTCGCGACGACTGTACAG AGATCCAAGAAGTGTGATGATAAATTCCATCTCAGTTTAGTTTTCAAAGAAAGTGAACAACCGTTTGATACGAACAATAATGGGAAAAATGTGGGCTCCATGAACGCTGacttccatttttcattttcaatgaaCCGGTCGAGTTCTTTGGCAGCTCTTACAATGAAAGAAAGCCACATGACAAAACCTTCGGCTCATTCGAGCAATGAGCCCAGCACATCCAGTTtggacaaaaataaaaacaagaatcAAGTGATTgctgataaattttcaaggaAGATCAGATCTAGCAGCCCGTCAAGACGGAAAAGTGGttctaaaacaaaaaaacgggTACGGGAAGAAAATCCTAATGGTATAACATGGCGACTAATTCCTATAGATAGTGATAGGCGTCCAAAGCCTTCAAACGATGATGTTCTACTTCGTCAGCAGCAAATGAAACGGAAGATAAAGATTAACAGAAAGTTTAAGGAACTTTTCGGTGAAGATAGCGATGTTAACGAATATGGCATCTGTCCTGCAACTCATACTCAATCAAAGTGTAGGCAATCCAGTTCTTCTAGAACCTCGGATTCTAAACTTGGTCGGGAATCGCCGATTTCTGTTTGCTCgaggaaaaaactaaaactacACCATGATCACGGCAGTGATAAAGCAAGTGTTCCGTGTCAAAGGACTTGTAGAACATCGTCAAGATTGGGTTCTGATAGTCCTACCCAATCTAAGGCTCTTAGAAACTCTGCACAAAAGCAAATTTTGCAGCTGCAGAGCACCTCCGATTCTTCTCTATTTCCAGATTATCGTAATGTTTCAACCCCAGCACTTCCGACATCGTGCACTGACACTTATGATCGGGAAAATACTGCTAAGTTTCAGAGTATTGCTGAAAAGCAGTGTAAGCCTGCTACACCTTTCGACAATGGTTTATATGAAAACATATCGACTGTGGGCAATCCACCAATTTTAGACACTGCCTTATTGGCAGAACTGCAGACTGACGATGGAAGAAGTGACAGCATATTGGATTCAGG GTTAACCTTAGACAGCATCAATTCATCTTCTCAACCTTCTGCTACCTTTGAAACTACATCTTCGCAACACGAAGAGAGCTCAGCTGTTGAACATGACATAAAGAAAAGGCAGCTAGTTGAAGCGGATTCCGTTAATGGAACAACAGCAATGGAAACACAAAACTTTATTGAAACTGATTCCACAGAGGCTGTCTCGGAAGTCGAAAttatggttgaaaaaataaggaaacCTCGAAAGATATCCGCTCATTCATTATCGGATCGCACAAGTTTCTGTGTATCAAATTCATCTGATAGGAAATTTTCGCCCTATTCAGATTGCACACAGATTACCGACAATTTGCAAAAGGAACCGGACTCGTTGAATGATTCAACGTGTTGTCCACTTGTTACTCAAGAATTCGATCATAACCCATCATCAACAACTGATATTAAACCAAATATATATGAGTTAGACATGTCGTCTTGTGCGACCAACAGACTTCTAGGAGCtttggataaaatatttttgactcTCCTTTGTAGGCGTAGAGTTCGCGAGCGACAGCTGGGAGCTAAAAAGCTcgccataaaaaaaaatcagcaagaAGAAATTCTGATGGCTCAGCACGAACTTGAAgcgaaatttattacatttagGATGGAAATTCGCTATCTATTCAAAAGACTGTTCACCAAAGATCAGgtaatcaattttattgctcAAGGTCTTGATCACAGAACGCCAAATGAAACTAAACGCTttacgaaaaaagaaatagaaatagcAATTATGGAAGCAGACACACAAATTTCACTGCTTAAAACGGAAACTGAATCCAGTATGTTGCCAAGTGAGCCAACTGAACCAACTGAACTAACAGAGGCTATCAGTGAACCTAGGAGGGTGATCGGCACCATAGATTTGACGGATGAAGGTTCAAGCCAAGACAATGACATTAGTATGCGACTATGTGACAGAAGCACACACCCTCCTGGCTCAAAAAATAACGATTCAAAATCGGGTGGCGTCACGAATGTCGGTAGTGGGAATGATCACAATGGCAACAAAATTCGCCCTACATTACCGAGTATTGCCGAAGTAATTACCATTTCTACAGAACAATTTGAGACGATACGAGAGGAGATTGT CTGCACCCCAAATAATCCaatgttcgaaaaatatatCCGTTTGATATATCAGCTGACCATACGAACCCTTGAAGTGAATGTCACCATTTTACAAAATACAGTGATAACCTTTGTATCGTAA
- the LOC124305759 gene encoding serine/threonine-protein kinase S6KL-like isoform X3: MGNCVDKTKKYTAENARQEPQVAYASYSSLDNVLSRRSSRFALFSGSSAGNSTTSAHVEWSRRSRASRISRISRISRRTGSQDTPEDPCSLSKTRWPVPQFEAAFLPEFKIKETAYKTNYDIIDLISKGAYGQVYKVRRRIDGEIFALKVLNKAQIIAEDAIERVKDEVRIQQVVGHHPFVVNASRYWQDKRRLYVGSDYVSGGELFTLVEGYGNLPEDAVRILVAEVALAIDFLHNAGIIHRDVKASNVLLDEEGHAQLIDFGFAKWLKHGQKTSTLCGTPQYIAPEILRGEPYGHAIDWWSLGVLMYFLLTSEMVYGRRLRLEYVRQVVLNGTRRPRRYVETNFIIRRLVLEPTGRLVSESMIEDVSSLDDARCIYGITTTGNRGIPVQADRQGAGSSVMKMKKTLERSRERKRDS, encoded by the exons ATGGGAAATTGTGTGgataaaacaaagaaatacaCGGCAGAGAATGCGAGGCAGGAACCTCAGGTCGCCTACGCAAGTTAC TCCAGCCTTGACAACGTATTAAGCCGCCGGAGCTCAAGATTTGCTCTATTCAGTGGGAGTAGCGCAGGCAACTCGACGACATCTGCACACGTCGAATGGTCAAGACGCTCCCGTGCTTCTCGTATTTCCCGGATTTCACGAATCTCTCGGCGAAC TGGCAGTCAAGATACACCTGAGGATCCGTGTTCATTATCAAAGACGAGATGGCCGGTACCGCAATTTGAAGCAGCCTTTTTACCTGAGTTCAAAATTAAAGAAACTGCGTACAAGACAAATTATGATATCATCGATCTCATATCTAAGGGTGCTTACGGCCAGGTGTACAAAGTCCGCAGGCGAATTGACGGAGAAATATTTGCACTGAAGGTTCTCAATAAGGCACAAATAATTGCTGAGGATGCCATTGAGCGTGTCAAAGACGAG GTGCGCATACAGCAAGTTGTCGGGCATCATCCGTTTGTGGTGAATGCCTCACGCTATTGGCAGGACAAAAGGCGACTCTATGTTG GTAGTGACTATGTTTCTGGTGGTGAATTGTTTACTTTGGTCGAAGGATACGGAAACCTACCCGAAGATGCAGTGAGAATTCTTGTGGCTGAAGTTGCGTTAGCTATAG ATTTCCTCCATAACGCCGGTATTATTCATCGGGATGTAAAAGCTTCCAATGTGCTTTTGGACGAGGAGGGTCATGCCCAACTGATAGATTTTGGTTTTGCAAAGTGGTTGAAGCATGGACAAAAAACGTCAACGCTTTGCGGAACTCCGCAATACAtag CTCCAGAGATTCTACGTGGAGAGCCATATGGTCATGCTATCGACTGGTGGTCTCTTGGTGTCCTCATGTACTTTCTGTTGACATCAGAG aTGGTATACGGCCGGAGACTACGTCTCGAATACGTGCGGCAGGTCGTTCTTAACGGTACACGTAGACCTCGACGATACGTCGAAACGAATTTCATAATTCGTCGACTGGTTCTGGAGCCAACTGGACGGCTGGTTAGCGAGTCGATGATAGAAGATGTATCATCGCTAGACGACGCACGCTGTATATACGGTATAACGACAACGGGCAATCGTGGTATACCAGTTCAGGCAGATAGGCAGGGGGCTGGCTCCTCggtgatgaaaatgaaaaagacgCTGGAAAGAtcaagagagagaaaaagagattcATGA